Proteins from a genomic interval of Sphingobacterium sp. SYP-B4668:
- the mnmG gene encoding tRNA uridine-5-carboxymethylaminomethyl(34) synthesis enzyme MnmG has translation MFNKYNVIVVGAGHAGCEAAAAAANLGSSVLLITMNMGVIAQMSCNPAIGGVAKGQIVREIDAMGGYTGVIADKSTLQFRMLNLSKGPAMWSPRSQNDRMRFAEEWRLQLESLPNLDIWQDTVKEVIVEQGRAKGVITSLGIHIESDAVVLTNGTFLNGIIHIGDKKFGGGRTGEKAATGLTEQLVSLGFESGRMKTGTPPRVDGRSLNYALMEEQWGDEPKGRFSYTDVQMPTEQRCCWITYTNDKVHEMLKTGFEKSPMFTGRIKGLGPRYCPSIEDKINRFAERERHQIFVEPEGFQTVEIYVNGFSTSLPEDVQQKALRLIPGFENAKMYRPGYAIEYDFFPPMQLDLTLETLKVKHLFFAGQINGTTGYEEAAAQGFVAGINAHQRINDLHELIMKRSESYIGVLIDDLVTKGTEEPYRMFTSRAEHRLLLRQDNADIRLTPIAHKLGLVGDDRLNKVNDKINNSDAIVNYLRQQSVTPDVINPSLVTLNSSAINQKTKLFNILSRPQLNIYDLANADTAFKDYLSSFDNETIEQAEIKVKYDSYFEKEMDIVNKMKKMEDKEINPDFDYDSLTSLSIEARQKLLKVKPRTLGQASRISGVSPADISVLMVHMN, from the coding sequence ATGTTTAATAAATACAATGTAATAGTAGTAGGGGCAGGACACGCAGGATGTGAAGCAGCAGCAGCAGCAGCCAATTTAGGTTCCTCGGTACTTCTGATAACTATGAATATGGGGGTAATCGCACAAATGAGTTGTAACCCAGCGATTGGAGGTGTAGCGAAAGGTCAAATTGTAAGAGAGATAGATGCTATGGGCGGATATACTGGTGTTATTGCAGATAAATCTACTCTACAATTTAGAATGCTAAATCTTTCTAAAGGACCTGCGATGTGGAGTCCCCGTTCTCAAAATGACAGGATGCGCTTCGCCGAAGAATGGAGATTACAGCTTGAGTCCCTTCCAAATCTAGATATATGGCAAGACACCGTTAAAGAGGTTATCGTTGAGCAGGGGAGAGCTAAAGGCGTCATAACCTCATTGGGAATCCACATAGAAAGCGATGCAGTAGTACTCACCAACGGCACCTTTCTAAATGGTATCATACATATAGGAGATAAAAAATTTGGTGGCGGCCGTACAGGAGAAAAAGCTGCAACAGGACTGACAGAACAGCTAGTCAGCCTTGGGTTTGAATCGGGTAGAATGAAAACTGGAACTCCACCACGTGTAGATGGTCGATCATTGAACTATGCTTTGATGGAGGAACAATGGGGTGACGAACCCAAAGGCCGATTTTCCTATACAGATGTTCAAATGCCCACCGAACAAAGATGTTGTTGGATTACCTATACAAATGACAAAGTGCATGAGATGCTCAAAACAGGGTTTGAAAAATCACCCATGTTTACCGGTAGAATAAAGGGACTTGGTCCACGCTATTGTCCATCTATAGAAGATAAAATAAACAGATTTGCAGAACGTGAAAGACACCAAATATTTGTAGAGCCAGAAGGATTCCAAACTGTAGAAATCTATGTAAATGGATTTTCTACTTCTTTGCCCGAAGATGTACAACAAAAAGCACTACGACTCATACCGGGGTTCGAAAATGCAAAAATGTATAGACCAGGATATGCCATAGAATATGACTTCTTCCCACCAATGCAATTAGATCTCACACTTGAAACATTAAAGGTCAAACATCTTTTCTTTGCAGGACAAATAAATGGAACTACTGGATATGAAGAAGCTGCCGCTCAAGGATTCGTAGCAGGCATCAATGCTCACCAAAGAATAAATGACCTACATGAACTTATCATGAAACGTTCGGAATCCTATATAGGCGTCCTTATCGATGATCTCGTTACAAAAGGGACAGAAGAACCTTATAGAATGTTCACTTCTAGGGCCGAACATAGGCTTCTTTTAAGACAAGATAATGCAGATATACGTCTAACACCAATAGCACATAAACTAGGCTTGGTAGGGGATGATCGACTTAATAAGGTCAACGACAAAATAAACAATTCAGACGCTATCGTTAACTATCTACGCCAACAAAGTGTTACACCAGACGTTATCAATCCATCACTGGTTACCCTCAACTCATCAGCGATAAATCAGAAAACGAAATTATTCAATATATTAAGTAGACCACAGTTAAATATATACGACTTAGCAAATGCGGATACTGCATTTAAAGACTATCTTTCAAGCTTCGACAACGAAACTATTGAACAAGCCGAAATTAAAGTTAAATACGATAGTTACTTTGAAAAGGAAATGGACATTGTCAATAAAATGAAAAAAATGGAAGACAAAGAAATTAATCCAGACTTTGACTATGATTCACTAACTTCACTGTCAATTGAAGCACGCCAAAAACTACTAAAAGTAAAACCCAGAACATTAGGGCAAGCATCCAGGATTTCAGGAGTTTCACCTGCCGATATAAGCGTATTAATGGTACATATGAATTAA
- a CDS encoding gamma carbonic anhydrase family protein yields MPVILPIKGKLPEIPDSCYIAPNATLVGDVTMGQHCSVWFNAVVRGDVNYIRIGEYTNIQDGVVIHCTYLKNGTDIGSYVSIGHQAMVHGCDVHDHVLIGMGAIVMDRAIVQSYVIIAAGSVVLEGTVCESGYLYAGVPAKKIKAITDEQRDMLQQLPHNYVTYSSWLMDD; encoded by the coding sequence ATGCCTGTTATATTACCAATTAAAGGAAAGCTTCCGGAGATACCGGATAGTTGCTATATAGCCCCAAATGCAACCTTAGTAGGTGACGTAACTATGGGGCAGCATTGCTCAGTTTGGTTCAATGCTGTCGTCAGAGGGGATGTTAATTATATACGTATTGGCGAATATACCAATATACAAGATGGGGTTGTCATCCATTGTACATATCTAAAGAACGGTACCGATATTGGAAGCTATGTGAGCATAGGGCATCAGGCCATGGTACATGGCTGTGACGTCCATGATCATGTATTGATAGGTATGGGAGCCATTGTGATGGACCGAGCTATAGTGCAATCTTATGTTATTATAGCCGCAGGTTCCGTAGTATTGGAAGGTACGGTATGTGAATCTGGTTATTTGTATGCTGGTGTACCAGCTAAAAAGATAAAGGCGATAACCGATGAACAAAGAGATATGTTGCAACAGTTACCGCATAATTATGTAACGTATAGTTCTTGGCTAATGGATGATTAG
- a CDS encoding Ig-like domain-containing protein, which produces MQHPTGGPKDSLPPTILNEFPKNLTRNFKEKKIILEFDEYVKLSNQFKEFSISPDVDTQPEYKVKKKNFEITLPDSLEDNTTYTIHFGKGLVDYNEGNPLPNYSYVFATGDELDSLSVSGSVLNGYTQSLDIKNQDKDIIVMLIPIRQDSIFGKKKANIFTAVDTSGNFKFNNLREDTYRIYALKQKAPNRIYNENDDWIGFLKDSIVLTKDTGNIKLELTKPYPQKFRTTERKLEKDGGIQLVFNIGLLDPRIKILSPEDIDADKYIKYGVNRDSALIYTSNTDFDSIKLEITNYNKVLDTVLIKKPTNLKFEKELLPLLNINNKVDKINHIVVTAKSPISQIEKGKLKLLEDSLSRTNFQLQKDSLNTQLYHIRYNWRPNKNYTLIIEENAVKGLFGASNKELKTTFTLDESENYGDINFTFTGRDSTMQYIVEIIDEKKEKVFDKKILEKAATLSYKKFPGGKYSLRIIYDANRNGVWDPANLKTKEQAEKIWYLGKTFTIRANWEQNETINIP; this is translated from the coding sequence ATGCAACACCCTACTGGGGGGCCAAAAGATTCGCTACCACCTACAATTCTCAATGAGTTTCCTAAAAATCTTACGCGAAATTTCAAAGAGAAAAAAATCATATTGGAATTTGATGAATATGTAAAACTAAGTAATCAATTCAAAGAATTTAGCATTTCTCCAGACGTTGACACTCAACCAGAATACAAAGTAAAAAAGAAAAACTTCGAAATAACTCTTCCAGATTCATTGGAAGACAACACGACATATACTATCCATTTTGGTAAAGGGTTGGTGGATTACAATGAGGGGAATCCCTTACCTAATTATTCTTACGTATTTGCTACAGGTGACGAGTTGGACTCCCTATCGGTATCTGGTTCCGTATTGAATGGCTATACCCAAAGTCTTGACATCAAAAATCAGGATAAAGATATCATTGTTATGCTAATTCCGATCAGACAGGATAGTATTTTTGGAAAGAAAAAAGCCAATATATTCACAGCTGTAGATACTTCTGGAAATTTCAAATTCAACAATTTAAGAGAGGATACCTATCGAATATATGCGCTTAAACAAAAGGCGCCCAATCGTATATACAATGAAAATGATGATTGGATTGGATTTCTAAAAGACAGTATTGTACTAACGAAAGACACTGGAAATATAAAACTGGAGCTAACCAAACCATATCCACAGAAATTTAGAACTACAGAACGAAAACTAGAAAAAGATGGTGGTATTCAACTCGTATTCAATATTGGCTTACTAGATCCTCGTATAAAGATATTATCTCCTGAAGATATTGATGCTGACAAGTATATCAAATATGGGGTTAATAGAGATAGTGCGCTAATATACACGTCTAACACAGATTTTGACTCTATAAAATTAGAAATTACCAATTACAATAAAGTATTAGATACGGTATTAATCAAGAAACCTACTAATCTAAAATTTGAAAAAGAACTCCTACCACTCCTAAATATCAACAACAAAGTAGATAAAATCAACCATATAGTAGTTACGGCAAAATCTCCCATATCTCAAATAGAAAAAGGTAAGCTCAAACTTTTGGAAGACAGCCTATCACGAACGAACTTCCAGCTCCAAAAAGATAGTTTAAACACGCAATTATATCATATCAGATACAATTGGAGACCTAACAAAAACTATACGCTCATAATTGAAGAAAATGCGGTTAAAGGGCTGTTTGGTGCCAGCAATAAAGAGCTAAAAACCACTTTTACATTGGATGAAAGCGAAAACTATGGTGATATCAATTTTACCTTTACTGGAAGAGACAGCACCATGCAATACATCGTCGAAATCATAGATGAAAAGAAAGAAAAAGTATTCGATAAAAAAATACTGGAAAAAGCTGCTACATTGTCTTACAAAAAATTTCCAGGTGGAAAATACTCACTTCGTATCATATATGACGCAAATAGAAACGGTGTCTGGGATCCTGCAAACTTAAAGACAAAAGAACAAGCCGAAAAGATATGGTACCTGGGAAAAACCTTTACAATACGTGCAAACTGGGAACAGAATGAAACTATAAATATCCCCTAA
- a CDS encoding ABC-F family ATP-binding cassette domain-containing protein, whose amino-acid sequence MSILSTEQVSHSFNDRWLFKDLHFGLQKGDRIALVGINGTGKSTLLSILAEKQAPTSGKVVKEKGIKVGFLPQNPDFSGLNSINDFIYSADNEQQSLIRAYEELLSQDNPDQQELEDLTEKLSLLEAWEYEYNIKTILNRLNITDFSQQIEKLSGGQRKRLSLAKLLIDEPDVYILDEPTNHLDIETIEWLEKLLTTGNKTVLLVTHDRYFLDGVCTEIRELDRGSLLTFKGNYSYYLEKKAERETNDALLVEKSRNLLRKELEWMRRQPQARGTKSKSRIEAYYDLEEKSKAAKKNESVQLSVKISRQGSKILELENVSKSFGSKKVIENFSYTFKKGDRIGLSGKNGSGKSTFLNLITNLETPTSGTVSIGETTVYGYYKQGGLEFQPNERVIDVVKNVAEYIEMAKGEVITASQLLTHFLFPPEKQFGLVEKLSGGERKRLQLMRVLMRNPNFLILDEPSNDLDIDTLNVLEDFLDKYTGVLLLVSHDRYLVDKMTDQLFIFDGTGSINIYNGNYADFKIEQEAAAKASKNTKEIDKPITKETVADKKKLSYKEEIEYKKLEEDITRLEEDIQNKNNKLLELTDHITLSDTASEITKLQETLETKTNRWMQLAELMG is encoded by the coding sequence GTGAGTATATTATCTACAGAACAAGTCAGCCACTCTTTCAATGACAGATGGCTATTCAAAGATCTCCATTTTGGACTACAAAAAGGAGATAGAATAGCGCTTGTCGGAATTAACGGTACCGGAAAATCAACCCTTTTATCCATATTAGCAGAAAAGCAGGCGCCCACTTCTGGAAAAGTAGTGAAAGAAAAGGGAATAAAAGTGGGCTTCCTTCCGCAAAATCCAGATTTTTCAGGATTGAATTCCATAAACGATTTCATCTATAGCGCCGACAATGAGCAACAATCGCTCATCAGAGCATATGAAGAACTCTTGTCTCAAGATAATCCCGACCAGCAAGAATTGGAAGATCTTACTGAAAAGCTTTCGTTACTAGAAGCCTGGGAGTACGAGTACAATATTAAAACTATTCTTAACAGGTTAAATATAACCGATTTCTCACAACAGATAGAGAAGCTTTCAGGAGGTCAACGCAAACGTTTGTCACTAGCCAAATTACTGATAGACGAGCCAGACGTATATATCTTAGACGAACCTACCAATCATTTGGACATTGAAACAATAGAATGGTTGGAAAAACTATTGACCACGGGAAATAAGACCGTATTACTCGTCACGCACGACCGCTATTTTCTAGATGGCGTCTGTACAGAAATTAGAGAATTGGATAGGGGTAGTTTACTTACCTTCAAAGGTAACTATAGCTATTACTTAGAAAAAAAGGCTGAGCGTGAAACTAACGATGCGCTCCTAGTAGAAAAAAGTCGCAACCTGTTGCGGAAAGAGTTGGAATGGATGCGTCGCCAACCACAAGCTCGCGGCACAAAATCCAAATCAAGGATAGAAGCATACTATGACCTAGAAGAAAAATCTAAGGCCGCAAAGAAAAATGAATCAGTACAACTCAGTGTAAAGATAAGTCGTCAAGGTTCAAAAATACTTGAATTAGAAAATGTATCGAAATCTTTTGGATCAAAAAAGGTCATCGAAAATTTTTCATATACGTTTAAAAAGGGTGACCGCATTGGCCTTTCTGGTAAAAATGGATCTGGTAAATCTACCTTTCTGAACTTGATAACCAATTTAGAGACCCCAACGTCAGGAACCGTATCAATAGGGGAAACAACAGTTTATGGATATTACAAACAAGGGGGATTGGAATTCCAACCCAATGAAAGAGTAATAGATGTTGTTAAAAATGTTGCTGAGTATATTGAAATGGCAAAGGGTGAAGTTATCACAGCATCTCAACTATTGACTCATTTTCTATTTCCTCCTGAAAAACAATTCGGTCTGGTTGAAAAATTAAGTGGTGGTGAACGCAAAAGACTTCAACTAATGCGGGTACTTATGCGCAACCCCAACTTCTTAATTCTGGATGAACCTTCGAATGATCTTGATATAGATACGCTAAACGTACTTGAAGATTTTCTAGATAAATACACCGGAGTTCTTTTACTTGTCTCTCATGATAGATACTTAGTGGATAAAATGACAGACCAATTATTCATCTTTGATGGAACGGGAAGTATCAACATCTATAATGGTAACTACGCTGATTTTAAAATAGAACAAGAAGCTGCAGCTAAAGCTAGTAAAAATACAAAAGAAATAGACAAACCCATTACAAAGGAAACAGTAGCGGATAAAAAGAAACTATCTTACAAGGAAGAAATTGAATACAAAAAACTAGAAGAAGATATAACAAGATTAGAAGAGGATATTCAAAATAAAAACAATAAACTTCTTGAATTAACAGACCATATCACATTAAGCGACACTGCATCCGAAATAACTAAACTTCAAGAAACACTAGAGACAAAAACTAATAGATGGATGCAATTAGCGGAATTAATGGGATAA
- a CDS encoding segregation and condensation protein A → MNISEGYEIKLDQFEGPFDLLLFFIERDELNIHDIPISKITDDFLDFIKRMHALNIELASEFIFVASTLMRIKAKMLLPRPDLDENENEIDLKRDLVQKLILYKQFKSICDDLRILEESRTHYHTRGNLLHDLKNTERPTQEGEELASFDLYKLMMVFERMMFQFRNRAQEVTHTVVKYPYTIEQQKKAIKELIELNERLDFSQLRQNSENKVHFVYNFLAILEMLQQRLLAIEIGLGYNNFSVGKHDPNAVEEEEPAFENE, encoded by the coding sequence ATGAATATCAGTGAAGGCTACGAAATCAAATTAGATCAGTTTGAGGGACCATTCGATTTATTACTCTTTTTTATCGAACGCGATGAATTAAATATACACGATATCCCCATCTCCAAAATCACAGATGATTTTCTTGATTTTATTAAGCGCATGCATGCCCTCAATATAGAATTAGCAAGTGAGTTTATCTTTGTTGCCTCCACATTGATGCGAATAAAAGCCAAGATGTTACTACCAAGGCCCGACTTAGATGAAAACGAAAATGAAATAGACTTAAAAAGAGATTTGGTTCAAAAGCTTATACTTTATAAACAATTTAAAAGTATATGTGACGACCTTAGGATATTGGAAGAGAGTAGAACACATTACCACACTAGAGGTAACTTACTACATGATTTAAAAAATACAGAGAGACCTACTCAAGAGGGAGAAGAGCTGGCTTCATTTGATCTGTACAAATTGATGATGGTCTTTGAACGTATGATGTTTCAATTCAGGAACAGAGCCCAAGAAGTCACCCACACAGTAGTCAAATATCCTTACACCATCGAACAGCAGAAAAAAGCAATAAAGGAACTTATCGAGCTCAATGAAAGACTTGATTTTAGTCAATTACGTCAAAACTCAGAAAATAAAGTTCACTTCGTATATAATTTTCTTGCTATACTCGAAATGCTCCAACAGCGATTACTAGCAATAGAAATTGGCTTAGGCTATAATAACTTCAGCGTCGGCAAACACGATCCAAATGCTGTAGAAGAAGAAGAGCCAGCATTTGAGAATGAATAA
- the nadA gene encoding quinolinate synthase NadA — protein sequence MNTTYERDLEAKGYIDEPVNPQLDLVEEINRLKKEKNAVILAHYYQDAEIQDIADYIGDSLGLSQEAAKTEADVIVFAGVHFMAETAKILSPQKRVLLPDLKAGCSLSDSCPPHLFAKFKEQYPDHLVITYVNCTAELKALSDIVCTSSNAVQIVESLPLTQKIIFGPDRNLGAYVKKKTGRDLVLWNGACMVHEIFSQEKIDDLREMYPDAKFIAHPECEDHILATADYVGSTSGMLKYTINDSSSTYIVATESGIIHQMQKASPHKKFIPAPPNNACACNDCPHMKLNTLEKLYNCLKYEAPEVTLPEEVIVRAQKPIERMLEISARLGL from the coding sequence ATGAATACAACTTACGAAAGAGACTTAGAAGCAAAAGGATACATAGATGAGCCTGTAAATCCGCAATTGGATTTGGTAGAAGAGATTAATCGATTAAAAAAGGAAAAAAATGCAGTTATTTTAGCGCACTACTATCAAGATGCTGAAATTCAGGATATTGCAGATTATATAGGTGATAGTTTGGGATTATCTCAAGAAGCAGCGAAAACAGAAGCTGATGTGATAGTTTTCGCTGGTGTGCACTTTATGGCAGAGACAGCTAAAATTTTATCACCCCAAAAACGTGTCCTTTTACCTGATTTGAAAGCTGGGTGCTCATTATCAGATAGTTGCCCACCACATTTGTTCGCAAAATTTAAGGAACAGTATCCTGATCATTTGGTGATTACTTACGTAAACTGTACCGCTGAGCTTAAGGCCTTATCGGATATAGTATGTACTTCCAGTAATGCTGTTCAAATCGTAGAAAGTCTGCCGTTGACTCAAAAAATCATCTTCGGACCAGATCGAAATTTGGGTGCTTATGTAAAGAAAAAAACGGGTCGAGACTTGGTGCTATGGAATGGCGCTTGTATGGTACATGAGATTTTCTCGCAGGAAAAGATTGATGATTTAAGGGAGATGTATCCAGATGCTAAATTTATAGCGCACCCAGAGTGCGAAGATCATATTTTGGCTACAGCTGATTATGTGGGCTCTACATCTGGAATGTTGAAGTATACTATAAATGATTCTTCTTCAACATATATTGTTGCTACTGAATCAGGTATTATTCATCAAATGCAGAAGGCTAGTCCGCATAAGAAATTTATTCCTGCTCCGCCAAATAATGCATGTGCATGTAATGATTGTCCCCATATGAAGCTCAATACCTTAGAGAAATTGTATAACTGTCTTAAGTACGAAGCTCCAGAGGTAACACTTCCTGAAGAAGTAATAGTACGTGCGCAAAAGCCCATTGAACGTATGCTGGAGATTTCAGCTAGATTAGGACTTTAA
- the thiL gene encoding thiamine-phosphate kinase, whose amino-acid sequence MFENTDRTELGHLGEFGLIEHLTKHVELSEKSTIKGIGDDAAVLDFSNYKTLISTDLLLEGIHFDLRYVPLKHLGYKAVQVNLSDIYAMNGIASQITIAIGLSSKFPLEAVEEIYEGALIACKKYNVDLVGGDTSASAQGLVISVTSIGYAEEGRISYRSGAQEGDLLCVSGDLGAAYMGLQLLEREKSVFLEHPNIQPDLEGKDYIVERQLKPEARKDIVQLLDSLSIVPNSMIDISDGLASEIIHICKASDKGCKLYEDKIPLDQMTYDTAREFGLDPTVCALNGGEDYELLFTVPQSEYDKLKNLPDISIIGHITEASAGCQMVSKSGNVHPITAQGWNAFKK is encoded by the coding sequence ATGTTTGAGAATACAGATAGAACAGAACTTGGTCATCTTGGTGAATTTGGCTTGATAGAACATCTAACAAAGCACGTGGAACTTTCCGAGAAATCGACGATAAAAGGCATTGGTGATGACGCGGCTGTATTGGATTTTTCTAACTATAAGACGCTTATTTCTACAGATTTGTTATTAGAAGGGATACATTTCGATCTGCGGTATGTACCTCTTAAACATTTGGGTTACAAAGCTGTACAGGTCAATCTAAGCGATATATATGCCATGAATGGAATTGCTTCGCAAATTACTATAGCTATTGGTTTATCTTCTAAATTTCCCCTTGAAGCTGTAGAAGAGATTTACGAGGGAGCTTTAATAGCTTGTAAAAAATATAATGTGGACTTGGTAGGAGGGGATACTTCGGCATCGGCGCAAGGTTTGGTTATTTCGGTTACAAGTATTGGTTATGCTGAGGAGGGAAGAATTTCCTATCGATCGGGTGCACAGGAAGGTGATTTGCTGTGTGTATCTGGTGACCTAGGTGCTGCCTACATGGGACTGCAGTTATTAGAGCGTGAAAAGTCTGTATTTTTAGAACATCCTAATATACAACCTGATTTGGAGGGGAAAGACTATATCGTAGAAAGACAACTTAAACCTGAAGCTCGTAAGGATATTGTCCAGTTACTCGATAGCTTATCCATTGTGCCTAATTCGATGATCGATATATCGGATGGCTTGGCATCAGAGATTATCCATATTTGTAAAGCTTCGGACAAAGGGTGTAAATTGTATGAAGATAAGATTCCTTTGGACCAAATGACTTATGATACTGCTCGTGAGTTTGGATTAGATCCCACGGTATGTGCTTTAAATGGGGGAGAGGATTATGAACTCTTATTTACTGTTCCGCAGAGTGAATACGATAAGTTGAAAAATCTTCCTGATATCAGTATTATTGGCCATATTACCGAGGCAAGCGCGGGTTGTCAAATGGTTTCTAAATCGGGTAATGTGCACCCTATTACTGCACAAGGTTGGAATGCCTTTAAAAAATAA
- the nadB gene encoding L-aspartate oxidase: MQGRQVDFLIIGSGIAGLSFALKAASKGKVLIVTKSNEDESNTKYAQGGVAAVVDKSDSFDKHIVDTQVAGDGLCHVNIVENVVKEGPERIAELIAYGTNFDKVEEGSYDLAKEGGHSKHRILHYKDITGYEIERALLEKVHQNPNIEILTHYFAIDLITQHHLGEFVDKKSEDIKCFGVYALNSHSNKIEKILSKITLMASGGAGHVYSSTTNPTIATGDGIAMVYRAKGKVRNMEFIQFHPTALYNPSQYPAFLVSEAVRGFGGILRRVNGESFMEEYDERGSLAPRDIVARAIDAEMKKSGIDYVYLDITMKSKTDILTHFPNIYEKCMSIGLDMSKDYIPVSPAAHYLCGGILVDEYGRSTIDNLYACGECSSTGLHGANRLASNSLLEAAVYAHRIALDAVGRLDTLDYQIGIPEWDDSNTSLSNEDILVSHNLRETQKVMSDYVGIVRSDFRLDRALRRLGFLYDETEDFYKHTKLSVQLCELRNVIQVAFLVIKSAQSRKESRGLHYSTDYPNHADVLRDTIF; the protein is encoded by the coding sequence ATGCAGGGTCGTCAGGTTGATTTTTTAATAATTGGGTCGGGAATAGCTGGCCTAAGCTTTGCTTTAAAAGCAGCAAGTAAGGGTAAAGTGCTGATAGTCACTAAGTCTAATGAAGATGAGTCGAATACCAAGTACGCACAGGGGGGGGTAGCCGCTGTTGTGGATAAGTCTGATAGCTTTGATAAGCATATCGTTGATACTCAAGTTGCTGGGGACGGATTATGTCATGTTAATATTGTGGAAAACGTTGTTAAAGAAGGTCCGGAGCGTATTGCTGAATTGATAGCTTACGGTACTAACTTTGATAAGGTGGAGGAAGGAAGTTACGATTTGGCAAAAGAAGGGGGACATTCTAAACATCGTATATTACATTATAAGGATATTACGGGCTATGAGATAGAGCGTGCTTTGTTAGAGAAAGTTCATCAAAATCCTAATATAGAGATACTTACTCACTATTTTGCTATTGATTTGATTACACAGCATCATTTAGGTGAATTTGTGGATAAGAAATCTGAGGATATTAAATGTTTCGGTGTTTATGCCTTGAATTCCCATAGTAATAAAATTGAGAAAATATTGAGTAAAATTACACTTATGGCTTCAGGTGGAGCTGGTCATGTTTACTCTAGTACTACAAATCCAACTATCGCTACAGGTGATGGAATAGCAATGGTATACCGTGCAAAAGGTAAAGTACGTAATATGGAGTTCATACAGTTTCACCCTACAGCACTGTATAACCCGAGTCAATATCCAGCGTTTCTAGTGTCAGAAGCTGTGAGAGGTTTTGGAGGTATATTGCGACGTGTTAATGGCGAGTCTTTTATGGAGGAGTACGACGAACGTGGCTCACTGGCGCCAAGAGATATTGTGGCAAGGGCTATAGATGCTGAGATGAAGAAATCAGGAATAGATTATGTTTATCTAGATATTACAATGAAATCCAAAACTGATATACTGACTCATTTCCCGAATATCTATGAAAAGTGCATGAGTATTGGTTTAGATATGTCCAAGGATTATATTCCCGTTTCTCCTGCTGCGCATTATCTGTGCGGCGGAATATTAGTTGACGAGTATGGTAGAAGTACAATAGATAATTTGTACGCTTGTGGCGAATGTTCTTCCACAGGACTGCATGGAGCCAATAGATTGGCTTCTAATTCACTTTTGGAAGCAGCTGTTTACGCACATCGTATTGCCCTTGATGCCGTGGGTCGTCTAGATACATTGGATTATCAAATAGGTATACCAGAGTGGGACGATTCTAATACTAGTCTTTCAAATGAGGATATACTTGTATCGCACAATTTAAGGGAAACACAAAAAGTCATGTCTGATTATGTCGGTATTGTACGGTCTGATTTTAGATTAGATAGGGCTTTGCGTCGATTGGGTTTTTTATATGATGAGACCGAGGATTTTTATAAACATACCAAATTATCTGTCCAACTGTGCGAGTTGAGGAATGTAATCCAGGTTGCTTTTCTTGTTATTAAATCTGCTCAAAGTAGGAAAGAAAGTAGAGGACTACATTATTCTACCGATTATCCCAATCATGCTGATGTGTTGAGAGATACTATATTTTAA